CCTCGGACTACCCGATACCCGCTTCAACCGATTCGTAGATACCGGCATCAGGGATTTCCACAAAAGTATGGGCGTAGATATCAATGATCAGGAGTTGAGTGTGGATGATTTTGTGGTCAAATATTCAGTTCATGAGGATATGGTGCCCAATACGCTGCACTTCTGGATTATTCTGATCATGAGTATCATGCTGCTGTTTGTCCCGGGCCGGTGGGATGTCAAATGGCTTTGGATCTGTGCGGTGCTTGGGTTTGTCGCTTTTTGTACGCTGATGAAATTTCAATTGTGGAGTACCCGCACTCAAATGCCGTTTTTTGCAATGGGAGCATTGCTGGTCGCATTTGTTTTTACCAATTTTCGCTGGAAACAGACGTTGCTGGCCATTCCGCTGATGCTGGCTTCTCTTCCTTTCGTTTATGGAAATCCGAATAAGGAGCTAGTTTCGATCAACTTTCTAACCCGAAAAGCGATCGGGCATATTCCGGTTGCAATCTGTGAAACGGGCGGTGAGCAGGCAGCATTATACGAAAAATACCTCGGCGCATATTATCAATTTCCTGGCGCAGATCACTGTCATCCCCTCAAATCCTGGCCAGGTTACAGCGAGCGCCGAAAGGTTTTCGGGTTGCTTGAAAAAGTAGGCTACTACGATCTTGACCGCTCTTCCAATATCATAGGTATGGAACGCGGCAAAGCCTATTTTCTCAGCCACCCAAACAACTACATTAATTTTAAACCGCTGCTCGATCAAATTGAAGGAGACAACAGGAACGTTGGGATATTTTTAAAACGCAATAATGGTTTCTATCATTTCTGGGGTGCGATCGCCAGCAAGGTTGAAAAACCTGGAAAAATGGCTTATATCCGCTATAACCAGGAGCTGATGGTATTGAAAAATGCGCAAAAGGATTTCTGTTACGATTACATTCTATCCGACGATCCCTCACTTCTGGCCGAATTTGTCCCTGAAAATAACATCGACACCATTTACACCAGTCCGTTATTCCAGCTGGTAAAACTTAAAAAAACCAGTTGTGACAGGAGCTTGTTCTGAGCGTTATGCCAGCTTTTCTTTGAAAAAATCGACTGTGCGTTTCCAGGCGAGCTCCGCGGCAGCCTTGTCGTAGCGGGGCGTGGTATCGTTGTGAAAACCGTGATTTACATCAGGATACATATGGGCTGTATATTCTTTTTTATTTTCCTTCAATGCCTTCTCGTATGCAGGCCAGCCTTCGTTGACGCGCGTATCCAGTGAAGCATAGTGCAAAAGCAGCGGCGCTTTTATCTTCGGAACATCCTCGGGCGCAGGCTGACCGCCATAAAAAGGTACAGAAGCAGAAAGTTCAGGAATGCGGACGGCCATCATATTGGCGATTCCGCCGCCAAAGCAAAAGCCGACCACGCCTACTTTTCCATTACAGTCTTTGTGATTTTTGAGGTAATCGTAGGCAGCAATAAAGTCTTCCGACATCTCATTTCTGTCGCGCTTGCTCTGCATTTCCCTGCCCTGATCATCATTTCCCGGATACCCACCCAGCGGCGTCAGTGCGTCGGGTGCGAGGGAAACGAACCCTGCCAGCGCAGCTCTCCGTGCAACGTCTTCAATGTGCGGGTTCAGGCCCCGGTTTTCATGGACAACAATGATCCCGCCCAGTTTACCGGTAGCACCTTCCGGTTTCGACAAAAGTGCCTTGATACTCTTACCGCCTTTGGGGGAATCGTAAGTAATATAATCTGATTTTAACCGGGGATCATTCGCTGGTATTTGTACAAAGCCTTTGTAGTCAGGCATTAAAAAGCTCATCAACGATGCTACGGTAATCCCGCCAACCGCGTAGGCAGACAGACTTTGCATAAAATTTCTTCTGTCGATCCGGTCGTGCGCATAGTCGTCGTAAAGATCAAAAACCTCCTGTTTGATATCTTCTTTTCTGATCTGGCTCATGTTCGCTTTCGGTTAAAGTGTTATTTTAATGAAAGCTATTTTCGTTACAGACATACTAAAAAAAGGCTCAAAATAGGTGGCAGACTAAATGTCCGCATCCTGTTCTGAGCCTTTTTTTTAGAACGTGTTTACCGAAAATGGACTCTAAAAACACTACCCAATCGTCTAGGTGTTTTTAGAGTCCATAAAATGCAAAAGCCCAGTCCGACTATACGCGTTGAAGCTATTGTTTCAATTAGATTGCATTAATCTCTTGGGAATATTTATGCAATAATTGTACCCGATCAACCTTTAATCGATTTTTTAGTGTGGCTAAATGAAATTGCATCATTCTAACTTCTTTTGCTGCCTTTTTACTGGCACCGTTGGAAACCGCCAATTTGTTTTTAGTCTCTAATTCAATAACTAACTTTTCTATCATCAATTTGGTAGCCTTTTCTCTTTCGAAGCTCTGTTGTATTTGCACATTTGTTCTCTCTAAAAGATCATTAAATGATTTTTCATTGATGTTATTTTTCAACTTCTGAAGTGATGCAATTATTGTCGAATAATCTCCCATTTTCGAAATAATAAGTTCATTTGTTAAAAACTTTATCTGGTCATAATGTTCTGAATTGATTAAGTTGTAATCAAATAGAATCTTTTTCGAATAAGAAGCCTGAAATGTGCTTATTATAATCGGGTCATTAATGAATTGATCTGCTTTAAAATGAGCTGACATTTTCCTATAGGATTTCAAAGCTTCGATTTGATCTGCCACCTTTATTGGCTTTGACAGAGTAGGAAAAGGAGCAACTCCTTCAACTTCACGGTCTATACTGGCAATTTTCAAATCACTAGCTACCAGCGACTCCCGACTGTTCCTTTTACTGTAATTCGGATCATTTGCCACTAACGTTGGAAATAGTTCCAGATCTTCACTGGATGGTATTATCACGATTTCTTGATTTTGATTTGCTGGCACCTTTTCCTCTTTATTGGCACAGGCTGTGAAGAAGATTGCCAGAATAGCATACAAGATAGTTTTCATATACATAGATTTTTGGAATTTAATTAAGACCAGCCATCGCAACCGTAAAGGTATTGCGCATTTGCAATTGATATATATCCTTGAACCGTGAATTGATAATTACCATACTGATCATAGTAATTTGCGGAAAAAAATGCGCTACCAGAAGTCGGTGAACAGCAATTATTTGTGTTTACTGACCAACTGAATATGGAAAGCGCGAACACATTATCGAAATAGACAAGGTCATTAGTTTCACAATTTCTCTTTGCATAAGTAGGGGAAATAGTCAGGCAGAGTAGTAAAACGCAGACCAATAGTAGACGAAAGATTTTTCTCATAAAAATGATGTTTAGTGAAGATATATTTTATATGTACTCGTCGATTGGGCTTTTTTAGATAACACTAATCATTGATCTTATTGCGCTAAAATAGGGGCCTTTTACTAAAGCAGCTGTATATAACTAGCATCTAATTACAAATTAAATCGCATAGAATTAACTAAAATTATTACCCGGTATCGAGGGTTATTTATCGGTTTAGAACGTGTTGGGAATTCGTAGTTTTTACAATTTTCCTGAAGAAGTTGGTCCATGCTATGGATCGCTCGACCACCCACCTCTTTGCTACCGGCACAAACCCCTTTGCCGATTCTGGGCGTAAGGCTTTTTCAAATTCTATATCGAACTCTTTCACCTTACGAGCGAAAATTCCGTTGTAATCGGACCGCCGAAGCGGCCTGATTGCCATAAATCTTTTCAAGACGCTCATTTTGACAAAGGATTTCTGCCGAAAGACTTAAAGCCGTAACGCCATCCGGCTCATTTGCAGCTTGAACATGTGCATGCCATATTCTACCGTCTGTGTCAGCCAGCAGCTGCCTTTTACGGCCGCCGGGCGGTCCCGCGTTTACTTTTTTGTTCGCATCCAACCCTCGTTTTTCAAAGATCATAGCCGGGCCGCCGGGCGGAGGTAGCTTAACACTTTGGCTGTCAATACAAAATGCGGATGGGTTTTTATCCTTGCTATTGGCTTTTCTGTCTGACTGGTTGAGGAAAACGTTGATTTCGGCAAGTACATTATTTCTTTTCCACCTGTTAAAGTACCAGTAAACTGATCGCCATTTGGGAAAACAAGACGGTAAATTTCTCCATTGACAGCCTGTTCGAACGATGTACAACAAAGCATCCACAATAGCCCTTAAATCACGTCTCCTCTTTCTTTTTAAATCTAAAAACCCCGAAGTTGCACTCCACTGGGGATCGCGGGGCGGCCCATGCCGTCAGTCTATTATACTGTTTAATCAACTCTTTAACCGGGGCCGCCCGGCGGTTTGGTCACTGCAAAAATGGTACGATCCTCATTCTTCACAATTCCCAATGCTCTTAATTGTAAGCTATTTAAAACTGAAAATCAACGGAAAACCGAATGTTACAAGAATTGTCCAAAAGCCGTAAATCGGAAGAAAAAGGGCAATGCTATCTTCCACTTTTTCAATCGAATCATCGTTCCGGATCGTTTGAAAAAGTCTGTAAGTCACCAGTATCAGATTGGCCAGGATCAGTACATTCCCGCCCAGGACTGCCAGTCTGTTTGGCGTGATACCCCATTCTGAAATCCGGAAAACGATTGCAGACAATGCGATTCCGTTCACTGTTATGGTCAGAACTGCCAATCCAAGCAACATAAACAGCGAAATCCTGCCCCCCGAATTTTTAGAGGTTTCGACGACCGAAAAGAGGATCAGCGCCATTACGCCTATCAGAAGCAGATTGAATATCAGCAGGAATTCGCGGTCATTGTAGGGATCTTTGCCGGTGTAAACAACGGCCACGAGGTAAATAGTAAGCATTACCAGTACCAGCGGTGTGAACACTTTGGCAATAACAGGCGAAACCTTGCTTACCAGCTGCGGGTTTGTCTGCACGAGATAAGTGCCAACCATAGGAGCGGCGGCGAGTCCCCAAATACCGATGTACTGAAAATAAAATTCTTCAATATGAATGCCTATCAGGGAAAAAAGGCCGTTTGATACTGCGGTCAGCAAGCCGCCTGAGATCAGGATGAGCGTTGTCATGACCACCAGATCTCCGTTATATCTCAGAAAGTCCAGTCGCTTTTTGTAACTGTTCAGCTTATCACCGGCAAATGCGTAACCGAGAACGGTCCAGAGAAAAAGCGGCAGATGGATACAAGCGAGGATCAGTGTATCACTTTTGGGGTTATCCGGCAGCAGGTTGATATATACCGCAGGGATGAGCATCGCAATGGCTACGATCAGTATTTTCTGCGGCCTTACATGGTGTTTCCATAAAAAGTAGGCCGACAGTGCCGGAAATACAATGAAGGGTACGTTGCGTGTGTAAAAGTATTCAGGGTCCAGACCGGCCAATCCCGGAATTTTTGCAATTAATCCTGACAGGAAAGAGGCGATGATGACAAAAATCAACTCCCTGCCTGTTCCCCAGGAGATTTCATTGGTTTCGAAGTTGAGCCTTTCGTGCCAGATCTGGGCAGTGATATGCTCCCTGATATCCGCATAAGCCATATTAAAAGCGCCCCTGAAAGTCGCTTTGTTGTCCCGGTACAATTCTTCCAGTTGTCTGGGATTCTCGATGTTACTAATGATCTGTTCTTTCATTTTGTCGGTAGTTAACATGGTCTGTCATTCTTAGGCTTTTTGATTATTGTAGATTGTTTATCATTTATTGCTTGTAATTTTTTTCAAAAAAGTACTTTGTATTTCAAAGTTAATATAGAAAGAGATAGAACTTTTATTGTCATGGACTGCTGAATCTATTAAGGTATGCAGTATTTGAAAGCAAAAAAGTACTTTGTATTCCAAAGTAAATTAATGTTTCAGAATTTTCATAGGGGAAGAAAAAAAATGAGAAATTATTTTTTCGATGACAGGTGCTTCTCCACCTTTACGAACATTCAAAACAAGCCGAAACCAAAAAGATACAGCCGCGCAATGCGACTGTATCCTAAAAATAATGTTAACCTTTAACAAGAACTCGTTTAATACCAGGTACTAGAAAATACCGATATAATGGTTTCCAGCTTTGTTAACCAGCTTGGCACCTTTTGTTACAGCACCTGTTTTCCGGTTAATAGCATAAATGTTACCATCCTTTCCAACCGGAGTCACTGCGATGAATACCTCGTCGCCGTTTACCAGCATTCCCTGGTATTGGCCGAAATCCAGGCTTTCGTCGTAAGGCAGGTCTACTTTCGTTGCGGTTTTTGCATTCAGGTCAAGACGCGCCACATATCCCTGGCTCGAACCGTCGTGCGTATAAAGCGCGTAGGCGATACCGTCACCGGCATATTTCCAGCAGTCCATGTACACATCTTTTACACCCAATGCCGCGTCGAGGCTGAACACGTAAGAATTGTCGTATTCATTGTTCTGGTTGATTTTCAAAATGTGAGAACCTTTGGAATCGCGTTGGGTAGCCTGGTAAATATTTCCATCAGTGCCGAGGAACGAATTGTGGCTGCGGTACCCGCTATTGTCACCGAAACCTACGGTGGAAGTGATTACCTTCGGATTTTCAAGAGAAGGATAATCTACAATAACCGCCTTTGATCCAAGTCTTGTAAAGCCACTCTCAGTCAAGCCCGTCGCAGGGTTTCTTTTTTGCATCCAGGTTCCGATAATCAGTTTGTTCTGAGCCTTATTCAAAACAGGCGCGTCAAGACGGAAAATAGCGTGTCCCAGCAATTCCTCTTCCGGAGTTAAAGGGATCTGATATTGTTTGTAACCCGAGATTAAAACATCCTGCAGGTTCAATGCAAGGACGGTTGCAGTTCCGCGGAAATATTTGAAAGGATCATTTGGCGTTGTGCCGTCACCAGCGTTGTTGGCTGCAATGTTAGCCACGTTTACAGCAATACCTGTTTTGTCACCGTCGAAAAGCTTCACCCAGCGTGGAGAAGTGCTGGCATACTGCGAAATATTGACGGTCACATCTTCCTGTGTGAACTTGCCCGCGCCTTCTACTTTATATCTCGAAAATTCCCCGCCATTGTCACCGGTATAAGCGATGTTGAAAAGTGTAGTTCCGTCTTCCGAGGATTGCAAACGTGCTGTCCTGTTGGATTTTACAGCAAAACCATCGTCGTATACGCTGATCGTTTTGTCAGGGTTAAGCGCGTCGGCCCGGCTTACGGAATAAACCATCGTGCCGCCATTTCCATCGCCGGGATCGGTTCCCATCAATGCGCCTGCCACTGTAATCCAGCGCTCGTCGGTTGGCTGCGGCTCAGGATTGCTCGGGTTGTCATCATTGCACGAGGTCAATGTCATTGGCACAAAAAGCGCTCCGCACAACAGGAATTTAAGAAATTGTCTTTTCATTTTGTATTGCAATTATTAGTAATTATTAATCGTGTAATTCAATTTGAGGTAAAAGGCACGTCCGGGTTTTTGCACTGCGAAATTGTCGTAAGCCTGCCGGTCGAAAGCATTTTTCAGATCGGCGCTGACCACCCATTTCTTGCCGGGCAACACATAGCTGATCCCGATGTCCTGGATATACTGGCGGGGCGTCCGGAAGTCTTCAATATCCAGCCAGGTCGTGTAAAAACGCTCTACAAACCCGAAAGAGTAATAAATATTCAGGATCGCATCTTCGAGAAAAAGATCTTTGATACCATACTGGGCGTTGGCATTGATGGTGAAAAAAGGTTCGTTCGGCAGCTGTTTGTTATAGTAATCATATTCCCTTCCATTCGGGTCGTATTGCATATTAAACACCGAATTGAACCTTGAAAAATTAAATCCTATGTTCAGGTTATTGTTAAAAATGTAGCTTGCTTCTCCCTCGAAACCGACAGACTTTGTTTTTCCCAGGTTTTCAAATGGGTCCGTCTGCACTGCGTCGTTCAGCCTTGGGTTTACCCGCCTTACGATCTTGTCTCTTGTGTCGCGCAGGAAGCCGGATGCGGCAAATGAAAATTTGTGCTTATTCACCGAAAAAGGCCCGGCCCTTAAACCAAGGTTGAGGTTATTGCTTACTTCCGGACGAATTCCGAAGTTTTCAATGATATTTTCACCAGGACTTCCGAAAACCTCGCCTTCCGACGGCAGCCGCACCGCTTTCTCAGCGGAAGTCAGCAGGTAGATATTGGATTTGACGGCAAATGATACCGCGCCTCCGTAGCCGGTTGTCGCTTTTTTGCTGTTGGCCCGCTCCTCGATGCGCTTCTGCTCCCCGTTGGTTGTGACGAGTTTCGGGTCCAGTCTTTCAATTTTTTGCTGGTAGTATTTACCAAAAACATTTGCTTTGAGCTTAGAATCAAAGGCTTTCAGTTCATAAGCAGCGGAAGTGATATTTTTAGTCAGATCGCGGGTCCCTATAAATTCCCTTTCTACGGCCGAACGCATAAAATCCTGCTGTTTCCGGTCTATCTGATACAATATGTGGTTAACCACGATCCTGTGGTTGGGGTGAAAATCGTAATTAAACCCGCCACGAATAGTGGTCACATTCCTTTGGATGTGGTTGATCGTAGGCGCACCCT
This Dyadobacter sp. UC 10 DNA region includes the following protein-coding sequences:
- a CDS encoding dienelactone hydrolase family protein, which translates into the protein MSQIRKEDIKQEVFDLYDDYAHDRIDRRNFMQSLSAYAVGGITVASLMSFLMPDYKGFVQIPANDPRLKSDYITYDSPKGGKSIKALLSKPEGATGKLGGIIVVHENRGLNPHIEDVARRAALAGFVSLAPDALTPLGGYPGNDDQGREMQSKRDRNEMSEDFIAAYDYLKNHKDCNGKVGVVGFCFGGGIANMMAVRIPELSASVPFYGGQPAPEDVPKIKAPLLLHYASLDTRVNEGWPAYEKALKENKKEYTAHMYPDVNHGFHNDTTPRYDKAAAELAWKRTVDFFKEKLA